In one window of Electrophorus electricus isolate fEleEle1 chromosome 15, fEleEle1.pri, whole genome shotgun sequence DNA:
- the rffl gene encoding E3 ubiquitin-protein ligase rififylin isoform X3, whose product MTNYCREAYSNSPVYAELPKVWSMLASCCNWLCLDPSTVEESSTIRPNSRHQAYTNSAYSSSPSHPAPEHTCKACGGPFNALARKHMCMDCKKSFCGHCCTQLETHPRLCHTCQRFHGTMFERAELMKLKVKDLRDYLHLHEVPTQMCREKEELVELVLGQQTHISDTSMPTLTHVHTPPSDQPASRAPTPVTVQPPSITIEGPTQTAEAEQSSDSEEVLPPGRRASLTDLGSVEDIDGLSVRQLKEILARNFVNYTGCCEKWELMERVTRLYHDQKDLQHLVSNANDGTDTTTGQTMEENLCKICMDSPIDCVLLECGHMVTCTKCGKRMSECPICRQYVVRAVHVFRS is encoded by the exons ATGACAAATTA ctGCAGAGAAGCCTATAGCAATTCTCCAGTTTACGCTGAACTGCCCAAAG TGTGGAGCATGTTGGCCAGTTGTTGTAACTGGCTCTGTCTGGACCCGTCCACCGTGGAGGAGAGCAGCACGATTAGACCAAATTCTCGCCACCAGGCATACACCAACTCTGCCTACAGTAGCTCCCCATCACACCCAGCCCCAGAGCACACATGCAAAGCTTGCGGAGGTCCCTTCAACGCACTGGCCAGAAAG CACATGTGCATGGACTGCAAGAAGAGTTTTTGTGGCCATTGCTGCACCCAGTTAGAGACCCACCCACGACTGTGCCACACCTGCCAGCGTTTCCACGGCACCATGTTTGAACGAGCAGAACTAATGAAGCTGAAAGTGAAGGACTTGCGGGACTACTTGCACTTGCATGAAGTCCCCACGCAGatgtgcagagagaaggaggaactCGTGGAGCTTGTTCTGGGCCAGCAGACACATATCTCTGACACTTCCATGCCAACCctgacacacgtgcacacacccccATCAGACCAGCCTGCCTCCAGGGCCCCAACACCAGTCACTGTCCAACCTCCCAGCATTACCATAGAAGGGCCTACACAGACAGCAGAAGCAGAGCAG tcCTCTGACTCAGAAGAGGTGCTGCCACCCGGCCGACGAGCCTCGCTCACCGACCTGGGATCAGTCGAGGACATTGACGGTCTCAGCGTACGCCAGCTAAAGGAGATCCTGGCAAGGAACTTTGTCAACTACACGGGCTGCTGTGAAAAATGGGAGCTGATGGAGCGAGTCACACGCCTCTACCATGACCAGAAGGACCTGCAGCACCTAG TTTCTAATGCAAATGATGGAACAG ACACCACAACTGGGCAGACCATGGAGGAGAACCTGTGTAAGATCTGCATGGACTCGCCCATTGACTGCGTGCTACTGGAATGCGGCCACATGGTCACATGCACGAAGTGCGGCAAGCGCATGAGCGAGTGCCCCATCTGCAGACAGTACGTTGTCCGGGCCGTGCACGTGTTCCGATCCTGA
- the rffl gene encoding E3 ubiquitin-protein ligase rififylin isoform X2, with product MLASCCNWLCLDPSTVEESSTIRPNSRHQAYTNSAYSSSPSHPAPEHTCKACGGPFNALARKHMCMDCKKSFCGHCCTQLETHPRLCHTCQRFHGTMFERAELMKLKVKDLRDYLHLHEVPTQMCREKEELVELVLGQQTHISDTSMPTLTHVHTPPSDQPASRAPTPVTVQPPSITIEGPTQTAEAEQSMSVTEAPGDTDDAELQGEQESQSSDSEEVLPPGRRASLTDLGSVEDIDGLSVRQLKEILARNFVNYTGCCEKWELMERVTRLYHDQKDLQHLVSNANDGTDTTTGQTMEENLCKICMDSPIDCVLLECGHMVTCTKCGKRMSECPICRQYVVRAVHVFRS from the exons ATGTTGGCCAGTTGTTGTAACTGGCTCTGTCTGGACCCGTCCACCGTGGAGGAGAGCAGCACGATTAGACCAAATTCTCGCCACCAGGCATACACCAACTCTGCCTACAGTAGCTCCCCATCACACCCAGCCCCAGAGCACACATGCAAAGCTTGCGGAGGTCCCTTCAACGCACTGGCCAGAAAG CACATGTGCATGGACTGCAAGAAGAGTTTTTGTGGCCATTGCTGCACCCAGTTAGAGACCCACCCACGACTGTGCCACACCTGCCAGCGTTTCCACGGCACCATGTTTGAACGAGCAGAACTAATGAAGCTGAAAGTGAAGGACTTGCGGGACTACTTGCACTTGCATGAAGTCCCCACGCAGatgtgcagagagaaggaggaactCGTGGAGCTTGTTCTGGGCCAGCAGACACATATCTCTGACACTTCCATGCCAACCctgacacacgtgcacacacccccATCAGACCAGCCTGCCTCCAGGGCCCCAACACCAGTCACTGTCCAACCTCCCAGCATTACCATAGAAGGGCCTACACAGACAGCAGAAGCAGAGCAG AGCATGTCAGTGACAGAGGCCCCAGGTGACACTGATGACGCAGAGCTCCAGGGGGAGCAGGAATCCCAG tcCTCTGACTCAGAAGAGGTGCTGCCACCCGGCCGACGAGCCTCGCTCACCGACCTGGGATCAGTCGAGGACATTGACGGTCTCAGCGTACGCCAGCTAAAGGAGATCCTGGCAAGGAACTTTGTCAACTACACGGGCTGCTGTGAAAAATGGGAGCTGATGGAGCGAGTCACACGCCTCTACCATGACCAGAAGGACCTGCAGCACCTAG TTTCTAATGCAAATGATGGAACAG ACACCACAACTGGGCAGACCATGGAGGAGAACCTGTGTAAGATCTGCATGGACTCGCCCATTGACTGCGTGCTACTGGAATGCGGCCACATGGTCACATGCACGAAGTGCGGCAAGCGCATGAGCGAGTGCCCCATCTGCAGACAGTACGTTGTCCGGGCCGTGCACGTGTTCCGATCCTGA
- the rffl gene encoding E3 ubiquitin-protein ligase rififylin isoform X1, whose amino-acid sequence MTNYCREAYSNSPVYAELPKVWSMLASCCNWLCLDPSTVEESSTIRPNSRHQAYTNSAYSSSPSHPAPEHTCKACGGPFNALARKHMCMDCKKSFCGHCCTQLETHPRLCHTCQRFHGTMFERAELMKLKVKDLRDYLHLHEVPTQMCREKEELVELVLGQQTHISDTSMPTLTHVHTPPSDQPASRAPTPVTVQPPSITIEGPTQTAEAEQSMSVTEAPGDTDDAELQGEQESQSSDSEEVLPPGRRASLTDLGSVEDIDGLSVRQLKEILARNFVNYTGCCEKWELMERVTRLYHDQKDLQHLVSNANDGTDTTTGQTMEENLCKICMDSPIDCVLLECGHMVTCTKCGKRMSECPICRQYVVRAVHVFRS is encoded by the exons ATGACAAATTA ctGCAGAGAAGCCTATAGCAATTCTCCAGTTTACGCTGAACTGCCCAAAG TGTGGAGCATGTTGGCCAGTTGTTGTAACTGGCTCTGTCTGGACCCGTCCACCGTGGAGGAGAGCAGCACGATTAGACCAAATTCTCGCCACCAGGCATACACCAACTCTGCCTACAGTAGCTCCCCATCACACCCAGCCCCAGAGCACACATGCAAAGCTTGCGGAGGTCCCTTCAACGCACTGGCCAGAAAG CACATGTGCATGGACTGCAAGAAGAGTTTTTGTGGCCATTGCTGCACCCAGTTAGAGACCCACCCACGACTGTGCCACACCTGCCAGCGTTTCCACGGCACCATGTTTGAACGAGCAGAACTAATGAAGCTGAAAGTGAAGGACTTGCGGGACTACTTGCACTTGCATGAAGTCCCCACGCAGatgtgcagagagaaggaggaactCGTGGAGCTTGTTCTGGGCCAGCAGACACATATCTCTGACACTTCCATGCCAACCctgacacacgtgcacacacccccATCAGACCAGCCTGCCTCCAGGGCCCCAACACCAGTCACTGTCCAACCTCCCAGCATTACCATAGAAGGGCCTACACAGACAGCAGAAGCAGAGCAG AGCATGTCAGTGACAGAGGCCCCAGGTGACACTGATGACGCAGAGCTCCAGGGGGAGCAGGAATCCCAG tcCTCTGACTCAGAAGAGGTGCTGCCACCCGGCCGACGAGCCTCGCTCACCGACCTGGGATCAGTCGAGGACATTGACGGTCTCAGCGTACGCCAGCTAAAGGAGATCCTGGCAAGGAACTTTGTCAACTACACGGGCTGCTGTGAAAAATGGGAGCTGATGGAGCGAGTCACACGCCTCTACCATGACCAGAAGGACCTGCAGCACCTAG TTTCTAATGCAAATGATGGAACAG ACACCACAACTGGGCAGACCATGGAGGAGAACCTGTGTAAGATCTGCATGGACTCGCCCATTGACTGCGTGCTACTGGAATGCGGCCACATGGTCACATGCACGAAGTGCGGCAAGCGCATGAGCGAGTGCCCCATCTGCAGACAGTACGTTGTCCGGGCCGTGCACGTGTTCCGATCCTGA